The Lutra lutra chromosome 15, mLutLut1.2, whole genome shotgun sequence genome includes a region encoding these proteins:
- the GPR25 gene encoding probable G-protein coupled receptor 25, which produces MPLTDPWIPSPWTPSWDYSGSGDLEDLEPCLVRDLPYSYAYVPVLYLAAFVVGLLGNSFVVWLLAGRRGPRRLVDTFVLHLAAADLGLVLTLPLWAVATARGGRWPFGEGLCKLSGFALAGTRCAGALLLAGLSVDRYLAVVKLLDARPLRTPRCALAACCGVWATALLAGLPSLAYRELQPLPGGRGSQCGEEPSDAFQALSLLLLLLTCALPLGVSLVCYCLISRRLRRPPHLGRARRNSLRIIFAVEGAFVGSWLPFGALRAVFHLARLGALPLPCGLLLALRWGLSIATCLAFVNSCANPLIYLLLDRSFRARAWRGVCGRPDRPARGGSSASSLSRDDSSVFRSPAGSWERARTASAGPALL; this is translated from the coding sequence ATGCCTCTCACTGATCCCTGGATCCCCAGCCCGTGGACGCCGTCCTGGGACTACTCAGGGTCCGGCGACCTGGAGGACCTGGAGCCGTGCCTGGTCCGGGACCTGCCCTACAGCTACGCCTACGTGCCCGTGCTCTACCTGGCGGCCTTCGTGGTGGGCCTGCTGGGCAACTCCTTCGTGGTGTGGCTACTGGCCGGGCGGCGCGGCCCGCGGCGGCTCGTGGACACCTTCGTGCTGCACCTGGCCGCCGCCGACCTGGGCCTCGTGCTCACGCTGCCGCTGTGGGCCGTGGCGACGGCGCGCGGCGGCCGCTGGCCCTTCGGCGAGGGCCTGTGCAAGCTCAGCGGCTTCGCGCTGGCCGGCACGCGCTGCGCAGGCGCGCTGCTGCTGGCTGGGCTCAGCGTGGACCGCTACCTGGCGGTGGTGAAGCTGCTCGACGCGCGGCCGCTGCGCACCCCGCGATGCGCGCTGGCCGCCTGCTGCGGCGTCTGGGCCACGGCGCTCCTGGCCGGCCTGCCCTCCCTAGCCTACCGGGAGCTGCAGCCCCTCCCCGGCGGCCGGGGCAGCCAGTGCGGGGAGGAGCCCTCCGACGCCTTCCAGGCGCtgagcctgctgctgctgctgctcaccTGCGCGCTGCCCCTGGGCGTCAGCCTGGTCTGCTACTGCCTCATCTCGCGCCGCCTACGCCGGCCGCCGCACCTGGGCCGGGCCCGGAGGAACTCGCTGCGCATCATCTTCGCCGTCGAGGGCGCGTTCGTGGGCTCCTGGCTGCCCTTCGGCGCCCTGCGGGCCGTCTTCCACCTGGCGCGGCTGGGGGCGCTGCCGCTGCCCTGCGGCCTGCTGCTGGCGCTGCGCTGGGGCCTCAGCATCGCCACCTGCCTGGCCTTCGTCAACAGCTGCGCCAACCCGCTCATCTACCTGCTGCTGGACCGCTCGTTCCGCGCCCGAGCCTGGCGCGGGGTCTGCGGACGCCCCGACCGCCCGGCGCGCGGGGGCAGCTCGGCGTCCTCGCTCTCCAGGGACGACAGCTCCGTGTTCCGGAGCCCCGCCGGCAGCTGGGAGCGAGCGCGGACGGCTAGCGCTGGCCCGGCCCTGCTCTAG